Proteins encoded by one window of Hemiscyllium ocellatum isolate sHemOce1 chromosome 50, sHemOce1.pat.X.cur, whole genome shotgun sequence:
- the LOC132805511 gene encoding leucine-rich repeat and immunoglobulin-like domain-containing nogo receptor-interacting protein 3 yields MTSRGGCEGGTYGMEEVEGDNGPEGGVGSGSPGGAGGLSPPLLLLLLVIPGPGLPCPAPCRCWADNRTVECSGRGLESVPAGIPGGTRVLDLSRNRLRRLEWPRGSGGPAARRRLEELDLSGNLVSELPGGGEGEEAEAEDGGAWSGLGQLRRLRLDGNRLRYLSPGALGRLAALESLELGSNPLPALLDLTFRGLRRLGRLEVGGPQLGYLGPRLWEGLPALRLLTVTGGSLPAAPSALSLQPLANLSALRLLGLARVRRLPAGTFGPLAALRLLQLDGWSSLSELEEGSLRGPELLLRLSVTRCNLSSVPYLGLQSQPALRWLDLSHNPIRVIRAGMLRHVTRLEELRLVGAGLLAVQPEAFRGLLYFRLLDVTSNQLRSLPEKAFRSAAGLHSLGLGDNPLACDCRLHWVARRRRRLRFLGPAPACRTPEAHRGLRLDRPPPPGSFLCSRPRIRDKRPQRLSVREGRPVTFRCSADGDPPPDILWLNPRRQRLGAPTPGPFPLPGPALGRSRLLPDGGLEIASVRPQDAGIYRCVARNAGGNDTASATLRVRPLSPQELGVFRPAGRGGVRPGYPFDTQTLLVTTTMGFASFFSVVTVCFSLLFAWSRAKGPIKHNNIQVDFVPHGGGGGGGGGGGGEGDDAKYNMKMV; encoded by the exons ATGACAAGTCGAGGGGGCTGCGAAGGGGGGACATATgggatggaggaggttgagggggataACG GGCCGGAGGGCGGTGTCGGGAGCGGGTCCCCGGGCGGGGCTGGCggcctctccccccccctcctgctgctgctgctggtgatCCCGGGGCCCGGCCTCCCCTGCCCCGCCCCCTGCCGCTGCTGGGCCGACAACCGGACGGTGGAGTGTTCGGGCCGGGGCCTGGAGTCGGTGCCCGCGGGGATCCCGGGGGGGACCCGGGTGCTCGACCTCAGCCGCAACCGGCTCCGGCGGCTGGAGTGGCCGCGGGGCTCCGGGGGGCCGGCGGCGCGGCGGCGGCTGGAGGAGCTGGACCTCAGCGGGAACCTGGTGTCGGAGCTGCccgggggcggggagggggaggaggcCGAGGCCGAGGATGGAGGGGCCTGGTCCGGCCTCGGGCAGCTCCGCCGCCTCCGCCTGGACGGTAACCGGCTGCGGTACCTGTCCCCGGGGGCGCTGGGCCGCCTGGCCGCCCTGGAGAGCCTGGAGCTCGGCTCCAACCCGCTGCCGGCGCTGCTGGACCTCACCTTCCGGGGCCTGCGCCGCCTCGGCCGCCTGGAGGTGGGAGGCCCGCAGCTCGGCTACCTGGGCCCGAGGCTGTGGGAGGGCCTACCCGCCCTGCGCCTGCTCACCGTCACCGGGGGCTCGCTGCCCGCCGCCCCGTCCGCCCTCTCCCTGCAGCCGCTGGCCAACCTCAGCGCCCTCCGCCTGCTCGGCCTCGCCCGGGTCCGCCGCCTCCCCGCCGGCACCTTCGGGCCCCTGGCCGCCCTCCGCCTGCTGCAGCTGGACGGGTGGTCGTCCCTGTCCGAGCTGGAGGAAGGCAGCCTCCGGGGGCCCGAGCTGCTGCTGCGCCTGTCGGTCACACGCTGCAACCTGAGCTCGGTGCCTTACCTGGGCCTGCAATCCCAGCCTGCCCTGCGCTGGCTGGAcctctcccacaatcccattcgcGTCATCCGCGCGGGGATGCTGCGCCACGTGACCCGGCTGGAGGAGCTGCGATTGGTCGGCGCCGGCCTGCTCGCCGTCCAGCCCGAGGCCTTCCGCGGGCTGCTCTACTTCCGGCTGCTCGACGTCACGTCCAATCAGCTCCGCAGCCTGCCCGAGAAGGCCTTCCGCTCGGCGGCCGGCCTCCACAGCCTGGGCCTGGGCGACAACCCGCTGGCCTGCGACTGCCGCCTGCACTGGGTGGCCCGCCGCCGCCGCCGGCTGCGCTTCCTGGGCCCGGCGCCCGCCTGCCGCACCCCCGAGGCCCACCGCGGCCTCCGCCTCGACCGCCCGCCGCCGCCCGGCTCCTTCCTCTGCAGCCGGCCCCGCATCCGCGACAAGCGGCCGCAGCGCCTCTCGGTCCGCGAGGGCCGGCCCGTCACCTTCCGCTGCTCGGCCGACGGTGACCCGCCCCCCGACATCCTGTGGCTCAACCCCCGGCGCCAGCGGCTGGGCGCCCCCACCCCGGGGCCCTTCCCGCTGCCGGGCCCGGCGCTGGGCCGCAGCCGCCTGCTGCCCGACGGCGGCCTGGAGATCGCCTCGGTCCGCCCGCAGGACGCCGGCATCTACCGCTGCGTGGCCCGCAACGCCGGCGGCAACGACACCGCCTCGGCCACGCTGCGGGTGCGGCCGCTCTCGCCGCAGGAGCTCGGCGTCTTCCGGCCGGCGGGGAGGGGCGGCGTGCGGCCCGGCTACCCCTTCGACACCCAGACCCTGCTGGTCACCACCACCATGGGCTTCGCCTCCTTCTTCAGCGTGGTCACCGTCTGCTTCTCGCTGCTGTTCGCCTGGAGCCGGGCCAAGGGCCCGATCAAACACAACAACATCCAGGTGGACTTCGTGCCGCACGGGGGCGGTGGcggcggaggaggaggaggagggggggagggagacgaCGCCAAGTACAACATGAAGATggtgtga